The Pseudanabaena yagii GIHE-NHR1 genome segment TGTTTCTATCTCCGCAAGAGATAAACCCGTAACTTGACAAATTGTTTGCTCATCAACTAGGTTTAACATTTTTTTAGCCATCTCAATTTTATTTTGCTGGATACCTTGCTGAATGCCCTCCTCAATACCTTGCTGGATACCTTGCTGAAATCCATCCTTGATCGCCTTAGAAATAGCACCACGCTGATCCTGAATAAAGATTTCACTTTTTTCCTGATCTTCTAACTCCTCAAGTGTGAGATTTGCTTGATTTGCAATGTAAAAGGCTTTTTTGATTTCAGGAATTTCACCCATGACTTCAGGGATATCAGGGAGCGATCGTGCTTGATTGAGGAAAAACAGCCATTTATCGACGATAGTTTCTAACTCTGATAATTGTTTTTTGAACTTAGGAAGTTCTACAAAAATCAATTCAATGTCATAGATCGGATAGTCAATCAAGAAATCTTTTTCTTTGAGAACAAATCTTGAAGTGACGCTTCCTAGCTCGGCAAACATGACAAAATCAGTAATTGTTAGCGCAATGACGGGATTAAGTAGGTTATAGCTTTGTGCTGATGTGAGTTGGGTGGAATAGGATTTTGCAGCATTATATAAAATGCGCTTTTCAAAGCCCTCTACATTCAAGACCTGCATCTCGATAATTACAGTGCGATCGCTACCATCCACATCTCTAATTTTTGCCTTGATATCAAGATAAGTATCCTTAACGCCACGAATTTTGGGCGCAAGGTAAGGATTTAAGATTTCTAGATCTTGAATGACTGACTTTTCTTCATAAATGAGCGCATTTAAGAAGCTAATCAAGATATCTTTGCTATCTTCGGAACCGAAGATTTTTTTGAAAGCAAAGTCAATTTTAGGGTTAATGAAGATCATGGGAAGTTACCTTGACACGACATTATGAACTTTTAACCAAAACCTATTGTATCAAACTGGCGAGAATGCAATTGGGCATAGCGTCCTGCTTTTTGCAGCAGTTCATCGTGGGTTCCTGATTCCACGATTTGACCCTGCTCTAAAACGATAATGCGATCGCTATTTCTAATCGTCGCTAAGCGGTGCGCGATGATGAATACCGTGCGACCTTGCATTAAGCGCTGTAATGCCTCTTGGACAAGACTTTCGGATTCTGTGTCGAGTGCCGAAGTTGCTTCATCAAGGATCAGAATCTTGGGATTATGGAGAACGGCTCTAGCGATGGAAATCCGTTGACGCTGACCGCCAGAGAGATTTACACCGCGCTCTCCTACCCAAGTATCGTACCCTTGAGGAAGTTCCATAATGAAGTCATGGGCATTGGCAATTCTTGCGGCATTTTCTACTGCTTGAGTATCATAATCCTTCTGTCCGAATGCAATATTCGAGGCAACGGTTCCTGAGAAGAGGATGTTTTCTTGGGGAACAAGGGCTAATTGGCGGCGTAGGCTTTTGAGTTGGATATCGCGAATGTCATAGCCATCAATGAGAATCTGTCCAGACTTCACATCATGAAACCTCATCAAGAGGCTCATCAAGGTGGATTTCCCTGCACCTGATGCACCGACTAGGGCGATCGCTTCGCCTTTATTGGCGACTAGATTAATATCTGTCAATACTGAGCGATCGCTTTGATAATGGAAGCCAACGTTAATATATTCGACTTTGCCTGTAACTTCAGGAAGGGCGATCGCATTGGGCTTCTCGATGACAACAGGCTGAATTTCAAACATCTCAAAAATGCGATCAACGGATGCTTCCGCTTGCTTGAGTTCGTTGTAGCTATTGGTGGTATTAGAAATTGGGTCAATTAATAATGCCACACCCGCACCAAAGGCGACAAATTGCTCTGGTTTGAGCCAGTTGTTGGCAATTAACCAACCTCCTAATAAAAACAAAAAGCAAATTCCTGTGGCTTCCAAAAAACCAACTACGGGATATTGAATCGCTCTCACGCGATCGGCGGCATATTTGCGGCGGCTATTTTGTTCTGCTTCCTGCTTGAACCTTTCGATTTCATAGGATTCGGTAGCAAAGGCGCGAACAAGGCGAATACCGCTAAAAATTTCC includes the following:
- a CDS encoding Rpn family recombination-promoting nuclease/putative transposase, with product MIFINPKIDFAFKKIFGSEDSKDILISFLNALIYEEKSVIQDLEILNPYLAPKIRGVKDTYLDIKAKIRDVDGSDRTVIIEMQVLNVEGFEKRILYNAAKSYSTQLTSAQSYNLLNPVIALTITDFVMFAELGSVTSRFVLKEKDFLIDYPIYDIELIFVELPKFKKQLSELETIVDKWLFFLNQARSLPDIPEVMGEIPEIKKAFYIANQANLTLEELEDQEKSEIFIQDQRGAISKAIKDGFQQGIQQGIEEGIQQGIQQNKIEMAKKMLNLVDEQTICQVTGLSLAEIETLKQSNL
- a CDS encoding ABC transporter ATP-binding protein: MRDYVYPQRFLIAKAFLCTLVFIGTMPLLAELLGRVAQALGKGDVNGILQLSAFTVVMFVFRGLGQYGQDSMMSQAALNAARDLRVDVYTHLQTLDLDYFAESRTGDLSYRLTEDIDRIGEVIGKFFHQFVPSVLQLIFVLAYMIYLNWILTLTTLAVAPLIALLIAWFGERMLSLSRRSQDQVSNLAALLSEIFSGIRLVRAFATESYEIERFKQEAEQNSRRKYAADRVRAIQYPVVGFLEATGICFLFLLGGWLIANNWLKPEQFVAFGAGVALLIDPISNTTNSYNELKQAEASVDRIFEMFEIQPVVIEKPNAIALPEVTGKVEYINVGFHYQSDRSVLTDINLVANKGEAIALVGASGAGKSTLMSLLMRFHDVKSGQILIDGYDIRDIQLKSLRRQLALVPQENILFSGTVASNIAFGQKDYDTQAVENAARIANAHDFIMELPQGYDTWVGERGVNLSGGQRQRISIARAVLHNPKILILDEATSALDTESESLVQEALQRLMQGRTVFIIAHRLATIRNSDRIIVLEQGQIVESGTHDELLQKAGRYAQLHSRQFDTIGFG